In Sulfitobacter sp. W027, a single window of DNA contains:
- a CDS encoding type I polyketide synthase, producing the protein MNSTDNSLSRDDIAIVGMSVNVPGAEGVDAYWANLRDGVSALKRLDETQLRAAGESAERMARPNYVPVTAEMPGYDMFDAEFFGFSPKDAAILDPQHRKFLEVAWEAMEQAGHMPKNLSGPVGVYAGCGMGSYFYFNICSNSDLVDDVGMFLLRHTGNDKDFLSTRVSHVFDLKGPSINLQTACSTSLVAIHYAAQALRAGEIDMALAGGVTIELPQGRGYEFKENEILSPDGECHAFDHRAQGTVFGSGAGALALRRLKDAIADGDPIWAVIKGSAVNNDGAAKAGYLAPSVDGQTAAIARALNDAGVAAQSIGMVECHGTGTYLGDPIEVAALTQAYRAETQAEDFCRIGSVKTNIGHLDTAAGVAGLAKAALSLHHQQIPPSLGYEAPNPAIPFEGSPFRVNDRLYDWPAAATPRRAAVNALGVGGTNAHMILEEAPARAPSEESDFPFHVLCLSGRNKAALDANSAALAAHLRAHPEQPLADVAFTLKEGRRGFDKRRVLVAESHEEAAALLEAGDRRRVFTHDHLGPDPEVVFMFPGGGAQYAGMARDLYETEPVFAEWMDRGLDHLAPQLDYDIRAIWLPKPDDRVAAEAKLKQPSVQLPLIMIVEYALAQLWLSWGVKPAAMVGHSMGENVAACLAGVMRFEECIDLVLLRGRLFDEVPAGGMISISATLEQITPLLGDALDIASVNGPELIAVSGPDDALEALQQRLDAAGLDHQRIAIDIAAHSRMLDPILDRYRAFLAKLDLRAPTMPFLSNRTGKRITAQMATDPDYWVAQLRNTVNFADCISALSSDAPRIYLEVGPGKALSALAQMNADVAPGQVMSSLRHPEQEIADDAYFLGVIGRLWACGVEADWAQIWGEARRNRVLLPSYQFQRARYFIEPGKTAARPAEQPLQRLDDISEWGALPHWQPRYAEADMGLSGPLNWLVFADMAWLGADAAAQLRAQGHRVVQVTAGDAFARVSCDHFTLAAEQGRSGYDQLLAALQTEGLMPDRIAHFWLTDDQVAPRPGSSRFDRNIEQGFWSLTWLAQSLAEAETDAPLHLSVFATGAAQVAQEGVSYPEKALISGPVGVMAREVPGLTASQIDLPIAAPEQPAGWFAKPVEPAPVIDADDLLEELLARPANLQVAHRAGRRFELGYRAAALPPNDLPGWQPQGSYLITGGFGGIGLTLAADILETPGTRVILLSRTVLPMRHEWEGYLASHGPADPTARRLRAVMQLETQAAQSGGAVEVARADVANLAQMRRVIDDLTTRHCGLTGVIHAAGVLDDAPLLAKTDAGIDAVLAPKVQGLRVLDQLLPDGTLDLLVLFSSTSTATRAAGQLDYVAANAWLNAFAQSRRGAKTRVVAVNWGVWADVGMAAETLGGGGAVALSARAINAALLESAGAGDSGTLEFTTEIATSHWLLDQHRTGDGRAVMPGTGYIELLAEAAQAQGLQKFTLQDLYFLRPLPLADGARRKIKITLTPEGAGFAAELRSACVVNGKPAWQLHVQARLTAEDRAAEPLDLAGIAGRCTDVAEAAPGGRLTAVQEAHLKFGPRWHVLQRTALGQGEGIAALQLPEGARGDLDAGYVLHPGLMDIATGWAISLIPGYAARHLWVPLSYGEITLHAPLPAEIRSHVRLVDGLAAEGLARFDVTIADTEGVTLVEVRDFAMKRLEGAFADIPPPDAREVIFEGADSAEILSPAEERLARLVRQGIRAQEGPEALRRALALDAPQIMVSSLPIQTLIAQAEAPVSEAAPQGQSFERPDLDGSFVAPRNAIEEKLADIWSNLLGVSPVGVEDSFFDLGGHSLIAVRLFASVKREFKVEFPISVLFEAPTIAKCAALIAAERGDLAQSDVGDTAPSAPQQRFDYLVPLNQSRSAAAPLFVVAGMFGNVLNLRHLAMPFSDERPVYGVQARGLIGDAAPHEEVQTAAADYIAEIRALQPQGPYLLAGYSGGGIAAYEMAQQLKAAGQEVAVLAMLDTPLPVRAALSKIDKAHIKLAELRRKGPAYLLEWARNRWAWERELRRAPQEAGGEGEGGVSFNSLRIQAAFLGAVGRYETPRWDGPMTLFRPPLDRHWAVSSGQFVTAEKEYVYEDNQWRQFAPRLQVIEVPGDHVSMVLAPNVTVLAQELAEVIAAALPSDADRAQPYARAAE; encoded by the coding sequence ATGAATAGTACGGACAACTCTCTTTCGCGCGATGATATCGCGATTGTCGGCATGTCCGTAAACGTGCCGGGAGCCGAAGGTGTCGATGCCTATTGGGCGAACCTGCGCGACGGCGTGAGCGCACTCAAACGGTTGGACGAGACCCAGTTGCGTGCCGCCGGAGAAAGTGCAGAGCGCATGGCCCGGCCAAACTACGTGCCTGTCACCGCCGAGATGCCGGGCTATGACATGTTCGACGCCGAGTTCTTTGGCTTCTCCCCCAAGGATGCCGCGATCCTAGACCCGCAGCACCGCAAGTTTCTTGAGGTCGCTTGGGAGGCGATGGAGCAGGCGGGGCATATGCCCAAAAACCTCTCCGGCCCGGTCGGCGTCTACGCGGGCTGCGGCATGGGCAGCTATTTCTATTTCAACATCTGCTCGAACTCCGATCTGGTCGATGATGTGGGCATGTTCCTGCTGCGGCATACCGGCAACGATAAAGATTTCCTTTCGACGCGCGTCAGCCACGTGTTTGACCTCAAAGGCCCGTCGATCAACCTGCAGACCGCCTGTTCGACCTCTCTGGTGGCGATCCACTACGCGGCACAGGCCCTGCGCGCGGGTGAGATCGACATGGCGCTGGCCGGTGGGGTGACCATTGAGCTGCCGCAGGGCAGGGGATACGAGTTCAAGGAAAATGAGATCCTCTCCCCCGATGGCGAATGCCACGCCTTCGATCACCGCGCACAGGGCACCGTCTTTGGCTCTGGCGCGGGGGCCCTGGCGTTGCGGCGTTTAAAGGATGCCATCGCCGATGGCGATCCCATCTGGGCCGTTATCAAAGGCTCTGCGGTCAACAACGACGGCGCGGCCAAGGCGGGCTATCTGGCCCCTTCGGTCGACGGGCAGACAGCAGCCATCGCCCGCGCGCTCAATGATGCGGGCGTGGCGGCGCAGAGCATCGGCATGGTCGAATGCCACGGCACCGGCACCTATCTGGGCGACCCGATCGAGGTGGCCGCCCTGACACAGGCCTACCGGGCAGAGACGCAGGCCGAGGATTTCTGCCGCATCGGCTCCGTCAAGACCAACATCGGCCATCTCGACACTGCGGCGGGCGTGGCGGGGTTGGCCAAGGCTGCGCTGTCGCTGCACCACCAGCAAATCCCGCCCTCGCTGGGCTATGAAGCGCCGAACCCGGCGATCCCCTTCGAAGGCTCGCCCTTCCGTGTGAATGACCGGCTCTATGACTGGCCTGCGGCGGCCACACCGCGCCGCGCGGCGGTCAACGCGCTCGGCGTCGGCGGGACCAATGCGCATATGATCCTTGAAGAGGCCCCCGCCCGTGCGCCGTCCGAGGAAAGCGATTTTCCTTTCCACGTGCTCTGCCTTTCGGGCCGCAACAAAGCAGCCTTGGACGCCAACAGTGCTGCCCTTGCCGCCCATCTGCGCGCGCATCCCGAGCAACCTTTGGCGGATGTGGCCTTCACCCTCAAAGAGGGCCGTCGCGGTTTCGACAAACGTCGCGTTTTGGTGGCCGAAAGCCATGAGGAGGCCGCAGCACTGTTGGAGGCAGGCGACCGCCGCCGTGTCTTTACCCACGACCATCTCGGCCCCGATCCTGAGGTCGTCTTCATGTTCCCCGGCGGCGGCGCGCAATATGCCGGTATGGCCCGCGACCTTTATGAGACCGAACCGGTCTTTGCCGAGTGGATGGACCGGGGGCTCGACCATCTGGCACCGCAGTTGGATTACGACATCCGCGCGATCTGGCTGCCAAAGCCCGATGACCGCGTGGCGGCTGAGGCCAAGCTGAAACAGCCTTCGGTGCAATTGCCGCTGATCATGATCGTTGAATACGCGCTGGCGCAGCTCTGGCTGTCTTGGGGGGTGAAGCCTGCGGCTATGGTGGGCCATTCCATGGGCGAGAATGTCGCCGCCTGCCTTGCCGGGGTGATGCGCTTTGAGGAATGCATCGACCTTGTCCTGCTGCGCGGACGGCTGTTTGACGAAGTCCCAGCAGGCGGGATGATCAGCATCTCCGCCACGCTAGAGCAGATTACGCCGCTTCTGGGCGATGCGCTGGATATTGCCAGTGTCAACGGCCCGGAACTGATCGCGGTGTCCGGCCCGGATGACGCGCTGGAGGCGCTGCAACAGCGGTTGGACGCAGCAGGTCTCGACCACCAACGCATTGCCATCGACATCGCCGCCCACTCGCGGATGTTGGACCCGATCCTCGACCGTTACCGCGCCTTTCTTGCCAAGCTCGACCTACGTGCGCCAACGATGCCCTTCCTGTCGAACCGCACCGGCAAGAGGATCACGGCGCAGATGGCGACCGACCCCGACTATTGGGTCGCGCAATTGCGCAATACGGTGAATTTCGCCGATTGTATCAGCGCGTTGAGCAGCGATGCGCCTCGGATCTATCTTGAGGTCGGGCCGGGCAAGGCGCTTTCCGCCTTGGCGCAGATGAACGCGGATGTGGCACCGGGGCAGGTGATGTCCTCATTGCGCCATCCTGAGCAAGAGATCGCGGATGATGCCTATTTCCTAGGCGTGATCGGGCGGCTCTGGGCCTGCGGGGTCGAGGCCGACTGGGCGCAAATCTGGGGCGAGGCACGGCGCAACCGCGTCTTGTTGCCGAGCTATCAATTCCAGCGCGCGCGTTACTTCATCGAGCCGGGCAAGACCGCAGCCCGCCCCGCTGAGCAACCGCTGCAACGGTTGGATGACATCAGCGAATGGGGGGCGCTGCCGCATTGGCAACCTCGATATGCCGAAGCGGACATGGGCCTGTCCGGCCCGCTGAACTGGCTCGTCTTTGCCGATATGGCATGGCTGGGGGCTGATGCCGCCGCGCAGTTGCGAGCACAAGGGCACCGCGTGGTGCAGGTCACGGCGGGAGATGCCTTCGCCCGCGTCTCCTGTGATCACTTTACTCTGGCCGCCGAACAGGGGCGCTCGGGCTATGATCAACTGCTCGCCGCACTCCAAACCGAGGGGCTGATGCCCGACCGGATTGCGCATTTCTGGCTGACTGATGATCAGGTCGCCCCACGCCCCGGCTCCAGCAGATTTGATCGCAATATCGAACAGGGCTTCTGGAGCCTTACATGGCTTGCGCAGTCCTTGGCCGAGGCCGAAACTGACGCGCCGCTGCATCTGAGCGTCTTCGCCACCGGTGCAGCGCAGGTCGCGCAGGAGGGGGTGAGCTATCCCGAGAAGGCGCTGATCTCTGGCCCCGTTGGCGTCATGGCGCGCGAGGTGCCAGGGTTGACGGCCAGTCAGATTGACCTGCCCATTGCCGCGCCTGAGCAACCCGCGGGATGGTTTGCGAAACCGGTAGAACCCGCGCCGGTGATTGATGCCGACGATCTGCTCGAAGAGCTTTTGGCCCGGCCCGCCAACCTTCAGGTCGCCCATCGCGCTGGCCGCCGATTTGAACTGGGCTACCGCGCCGCCGCCCTACCGCCAAATGATCTGCCGGGGTGGCAGCCACAGGGAAGCTACCTCATCACCGGTGGTTTTGGCGGGATCGGTCTGACCCTTGCGGCGGACATTCTGGAGACACCGGGCACGCGGGTGATTTTGCTAAGCCGCACTGTCCTACCGATGCGCCATGAATGGGAGGGCTATCTCGCGAGCCACGGCCCTGCGGATCCCACAGCGCGCCGCCTACGCGCCGTCATGCAGCTTGAGACGCAGGCCGCACAGTCGGGCGGGGCCGTTGAAGTCGCCCGCGCAGATGTTGCCAACCTCGCCCAGATGCGCCGCGTGATTGACGATCTGACCACGCGCCATTGCGGTCTGACAGGGGTGATCCATGCCGCAGGTGTGCTGGACGATGCGCCGCTGCTGGCCAAAACCGACGCCGGGATTGACGCGGTGCTAGCGCCCAAAGTGCAGGGGCTGCGGGTCTTGGATCAACTCCTGCCCGACGGCACGCTTGATTTGTTGGTGCTCTTCTCCTCAACCTCTACCGCCACCCGCGCGGCGGGGCAGTTGGACTATGTGGCGGCGAATGCGTGGCTCAACGCCTTTGCGCAATCGCGGCGGGGGGCGAAAACCCGCGTGGTCGCCGTGAATTGGGGCGTTTGGGCTGATGTAGGCATGGCGGCGGAAACCCTTGGCGGGGGCGGTGCTGTGGCGCTGTCTGCCCGGGCAATCAATGCCGCGCTGCTCGAAAGCGCCGGGGCCGGCGATAGCGGCACACTCGAATTCACCACCGAGATCGCAACTTCGCATTGGCTGCTGGACCAGCACCGCACCGGGGATGGCCGCGCGGTGATGCCCGGTACAGGCTATATTGAGCTTTTGGCCGAAGCGGCGCAGGCACAAGGGCTGCAAAAGTTCACGCTGCAAGACCTCTATTTCCTGCGCCCCCTGCCGCTGGCCGATGGGGCGCGGCGCAAGATCAAGATCACCCTGACCCCGGAGGGCGCGGGCTTTGCCGCCGAGTTACGCAGCGCCTGTGTGGTCAACGGAAAGCCCGCATGGCAATTGCATGTGCAAGCGCGGCTGACTGCCGAGGACCGCGCTGCCGAACCGCTCGACCTTGCTGGCATCGCGGGCCGCTGCACAGACGTGGCCGAGGCCGCACCGGGCGGGCGTCTGACCGCCGTCCAAGAGGCGCATCTGAAGTTCGGCCCGCGCTGGCATGTGCTGCAACGTACGGCTCTGGGGCAGGGGGAAGGGATCGCCGCGCTACAGCTGCCCGAAGGCGCGCGGGGGGATCTGGACGCGGGCTATGTGCTGCACCCCGGCCTCATGGACATCGCCACCGGCTGGGCCATATCGCTGATCCCCGGCTATGCGGCGCGGCATCTTTGGGTGCCCTTGTCTTATGGTGAGATCACACTTCACGCGCCCCTGCCTGCCGAGATCCGCTCGCATGTTCGGCTGGTCGACGGGTTGGCGGCTGAGGGCTTGGCCCGGTTCGACGTAACGATCGCCGATACGGAGGGTGTGACCCTCGTCGAGGTGCGCGATTTCGCGATGAAACGGCTCGAAGGTGCCTTTGCCGACATACCCCCCCCCGACGCCCGCGAAGTGATTTTCGAAGGGGCAGACAGTGCCGAGATCCTCAGCCCCGCCGAAGAGCGTCTGGCCCGGTTGGTGCGCCAAGGCATCCGCGCGCAAGAAGGGCCCGAAGCCCTGCGCCGTGCGCTGGCGCTGGATGCGCCGCAAATTATGGTCTCCTCTTTGCCGATACAAACATTGATCGCTCAGGCCGAAGCGCCGGTAAGCGAGGCGGCTCCCCAAGGGCAGAGCTTTGAGCGACCCGATCTCGACGGCTCTTTCGTTGCCCCGCGCAATGCGATTGAAGAAAAGCTGGCCGATATCTGGTCGAACCTCTTGGGCGTCAGCCCGGTAGGGGTCGAGGATAGTTTCTTTGACCTTGGCGGGCATTCATTGATCGCGGTGCGCCTCTTTGCTTCCGTTAAGCGAGAATTCAAGGTCGAGTTCCCGATCTCCGTTCTGTTCGAAGCGCCGACTATCGCCAAATGCGCCGCGCTGATCGCGGCAGAGCGCGGTGATCTGGCGCAGTCCGACGTCGGGGATACGGCACCATCTGCCCCTCAGCAGCGCTTTGACTACCTCGTGCCGCTCAATCAGTCGCGCAGCGCGGCGGCCCCGCTATTCGTGGTTGCGGGGATGTTCGGCAATGTGCTGAACCTGCGCCATCTTGCCATGCCCTTCAGCGACGAGCGCCCGGTCTATGGGGTGCAGGCGCGGGGGCTGATCGGAGACGCCGCGCCCCATGAGGAGGTGCAGACCGCCGCCGCAGATTACATCGCCGAAATCCGCGCGCTTCAGCCCCAAGGCCCCTATTTGCTTGCGGGCTACTCCGGCGGCGGGATCGCGGCCTATGAGATGGCACAGCAATTGAAAGCGGCAGGGCAAGAGGTGGCCGTTTTGGCGATGCTCGACACGCCGCTGCCTGTGCGCGCCGCGCTCAGCAAGATCGACAAGGCGCATATCAAGTTGGCAGAACTGCGCCGCAAGGGACCGGCCTATCTTTTGGAATGGGCGCGCAACCGTTGGGCGTGGGAGCGTGAGCTCCGCCGAGCGCCTCAGGAGGCAGGCGGCGAGGGTGAGGGGGGTGTTTCCTTTAACAGTCTGCGCATTCAGGCGGCCTTCCTAGGGGCTGTAGGGCGCTATGAAACGCCGCGGTGGGACGGGCCTATGACGCTGTTCCGGCCGCCGCTGGATCGGCACTGGGCGGTGTCTTCGGGGCAATTCGTCACCGCAGAAAAGGAATACGTCTATGAGGACAACCAGTGGCGCCAATTTGCGCCGCGCCTGCAGGTGATCGAAGTGCCGGGTGACCATGTGAGCATGGTTCTGGCCCCCAATGTCACCGTGCTTGCGCAAGAATTGGCGGAGGTGATCGCGGCAGCCCTGCCCAGTGACGCCGACCGCGCCCAGCCTTATGCCAGGGCGGCGGAATGA
- a CDS encoding glycosyltransferase family 2 protein has translation MMQQPPRLLVVILNYRTAEMTLRAAEAALADMPAAGAELVIVDNDSGDGSVALLEQEIAARGWDAGNRVRLIASPRNGGFGAGNNIAMRAGMSDGAAPDFVHVVNSDAFLDRGCIQILLRHLQNHPRAGLAGSHVRGEDDLPHTTAFRFPSAAGELEGAARFGPLTRLLSSAVVAPPLPQEAAQVDWVAGASVMMRWDMLAEVGLFDEDYFLYYEETDLCLRAARAGWDCWYVPQARCVHVGSVSTGMKEWRRMPRYWFDSRRRYFTKNHGRAYATLALLARLAGGGLHHLRCLLTGRQPEDAPGFYRDLAAHALTARRAARPAQDPSRSPATEDRS, from the coding sequence ATGATGCAGCAACCGCCCCGTCTTTTGGTCGTGATCCTAAACTATCGCACTGCAGAAATGACCCTGCGCGCGGCTGAGGCGGCTTTGGCCGATATGCCCGCCGCGGGTGCCGAGCTGGTGATCGTGGACAATGACAGTGGCGACGGCTCTGTCGCGCTGCTGGAGCAAGAGATCGCTGCGCGGGGTTGGGACGCGGGCAACCGGGTGCGGCTGATCGCATCGCCCCGCAACGGCGGCTTTGGCGCGGGCAACAACATCGCCATGCGGGCGGGGATGTCGGACGGCGCAGCGCCGGATTTCGTGCATGTGGTGAATTCGGATGCTTTCCTTGATCGGGGCTGTATTCAGATCCTGTTGCGCCATCTTCAAAACCACCCCCGCGCCGGATTGGCCGGAAGCCATGTGCGCGGGGAGGATGATCTGCCCCATACCACAGCCTTTCGCTTCCCCTCCGCCGCAGGCGAGTTGGAAGGGGCCGCACGGTTCGGCCCGCTGACGAGACTGTTATCCTCTGCCGTGGTGGCGCCCCCCTTGCCGCAAGAGGCCGCGCAGGTCGATTGGGTGGCCGGGGCCAGCGTCATGATGCGGTGGGACATGCTGGCCGAGGTCGGTCTCTTCGACGAAGACTATTTCCTCTATTACGAGGAAACTGACCTATGCCTGCGCGCCGCGCGGGCCGGGTGGGACTGCTGGTATGTGCCTCAGGCGCGCTGCGTGCATGTCGGCTCGGTCTCGACCGGGATGAAGGAATGGCGCCGGATGCCGCGCTATTGGTTCGACAGTCGCCGCCGGTATTTTACAAAGAATCACGGGCGCGCCTATGCCACATTGGCGCTGCTTGCGCGGCTCGCCGGGGGCGGGCTGCACCACCTGCGCTGCCTGCTGACCGGACGCCAGCCAGAGGATGCTCCCGGTTTTTACCGTGACCTCGCGGCCCATGCGCTCACTGCCAGACGCGCGGCCCGCCCCGCCCAAGACCCAAGCCGTAGCCCCGCCACGGAGGACCGTTCATGA
- a CDS encoding WecB/TagA/CpsF family glycosyltransferase → MKYGKGDAAVVVNVATRAALFQALRSRCAKGEGFALATLNLDHLTKLPRDTAFAAAYDAQDLIVADGRPVVWLSRLAKQPVELIPGSDLIVPLCELAAELSLPIAFFGSDEDALQRAAKALRTRAPGLEICHIAAPPMGFDPRGTAADAALRDITTSGARLCFLALGAPKQEILAARGREIAPGVGFASVGAGLDFLAGRQRRAPKWMRMLALEWLWRALQNPTRMVPRYARCFAILPGLAVDAWRAR, encoded by the coding sequence ATGAAGTATGGCAAAGGCGACGCCGCTGTAGTGGTTAATGTGGCGACGCGGGCCGCATTGTTTCAGGCCCTACGGTCGCGTTGTGCTAAGGGCGAAGGATTCGCGCTCGCGACACTCAACCTTGATCATCTGACTAAACTGCCCCGCGATACGGCCTTTGCCGCCGCCTATGACGCGCAGGATTTGATCGTGGCCGATGGCCGCCCCGTGGTCTGGCTTTCGCGACTGGCCAAACAGCCGGTCGAGCTGATACCCGGCTCCGATCTGATCGTGCCCTTGTGTGAACTGGCCGCTGAACTCTCGCTGCCCATTGCATTTTTTGGCAGTGATGAAGACGCTCTCCAGAGGGCAGCGAAAGCCCTGCGGACCCGTGCGCCGGGGTTGGAGATTTGCCATATCGCCGCCCCGCCGATGGGATTTGACCCCAGAGGCACCGCCGCTGATGCGGCCTTGCGCGACATTACAACAAGCGGTGCGCGCCTGTGTTTTCTGGCCCTTGGCGCGCCCAAACAAGAGATTCTCGCCGCGCGCGGGCGCGAGATCGCGCCGGGGGTGGGCTTCGCCTCTGTCGGGGCGGGGTTGGATTTTCTGGCCGGACGGCAACGCCGCGCACCAAAGTGGATGCGGATGCTGGCCCTTGAATGGCTGTGGCGTGCCCTGCAAAACCCGACCCGGATGGTGCCGCGCTATGCCCGGTGTTTCGCGATCCTGCCGGGGCTTGCGGTTGACGCGTGGCGCGCGCGCTGA